From the genome of Syngnathoides biaculeatus isolate LvHL_M chromosome 4, ASM1980259v1, whole genome shotgun sequence:
cgagagaaacaactcgtaaatcaagcctcgccttcttttccttcatacggcggttcacaaacagctatacagatacatatacagattctgcacacaagtgtgatatgtaacacgaaaataggaaactgtcaatgacgaattcgtctttgggttatactatattatattatgtggcttctccgtcttcctctgactctggaaagatctcgcgctaatatcaatggtttctccgtcgatatgcatgtaaataccattgaaatacccctcgctgaaatacttgaagccctgctgtctgcttttcaacgatatttcactattcgctaagaatgcgagtgagaaatcagctggtaaatcggacaatttcgctctagtctttccttcctgcgccgccatttttgctaattgtttgtctgaggttagcacacgtcgGGTGAggtaacttcaggaggcctggttaagtgccctgtacggaggggtcaattgagagcTTCCCTAAAGATGTTTGCTTGTATATGGTGGCAACCAATCAAAGGAAAGTGAAATAGCTGTGAGAGGGGCCTTTTCCGGGCACacgtatgacaaaaccaaggtgttaCAACAGCAATCTCATAGTGGTGCAATTAAGAAATGGATTTGGCCAAACAGCAATTTTACTGACACTACCCCAAGTGGCCCGGCTGGCGGCGGTGGAGACCTTCGAGAAACAGAAGGAGCAGCTGATGTTCAACATGGTGGCCGTGGAGAAGAAGCTGGCGGAGCGGGAAGAGGAGCACGCCGACGCCATGCAGGCCGCAAAGATGGAGGCGCTGCTGGAGAAGACCAGGTGACAACATCATGAATGCATCACCGCCCACAGCGTTGTGGTTTTTCAAGATGGCTGCCAGGGTTAGGCAGATACactttggtgtgttttttttactagAGGGTAGCTATAATCCACCATTTCTGCCCCCCCCACCGTTGgaattcactttacatttttgcTCATATAGAGGCACGTACACATTTCCACGTCATCTCCAACCCTTTCAATTAATGTATATTATAAAGTACGTACACATCTTGTGttttacaaaacacatttatattCTTCCTGTGGATAAAAAAAGTGCAGCTTGTGGCCAAAATATATGGGGGGGGGTAATTAGTGACCCTTTTGGCCAGCTTTTGCCCTTTCTGCCCCGTGGACAGGCTTGAGAAGGAGTTGGAGGCCCAAGCGACGGCGAGGGCGGCCGAGGTGGAGCTTCTAGTGGATCGAAAGCTGCCCGAGGCCAGCAAGCGGGCGACGCTGGAGAACCAGGAGATGAAGGTCCGATACGCCCAGCTGTCCGAGAAGGCCCACCAGCTGGCCGGGGAGAACCACACCCTGAGACAGAAGACGGGCAGGACGGCGACCGACGTGGCCATACTCGAGGAAACCGTCGCCAAAATGGCGCGGCAGAGCTGCGTACGCAAAAAggtctggctttttttttttttttttttttacactttccaGCCATCAATTggtccattttttgtttgtgttgtgaaACCGAATTTTGAGTTCTGAACGAGCTTCAGATAAGCCACGCttgagtgtaaaaaaaagtgacagtaaataaataagcaaaatGGAGTAATTAGGAGAAggataaaattaaatgtataattCTAGGTTACAtctaaagtacaaaaaaatgattaaacaaAACTTGATGCACGCTTCTCTTGATTTTTCTTCAATATTCAAACGAAACATGATTATTACTAACTGTAGTAACGACCTCCGTCCACAAGGAGGCGGAGCAGTTGCGGGCAGACCTGACAACGCGCAGTCATGACATGGAAAAACTTCGGAACCAATGTGACGAATGCCGCGCCGAGCTGGAGGCACTCAGGTCCAAACGTAACTGTATATTTTCTGCTTGTCAAATGTTTACATAAATGTAGTTGGGACAAACATCCTTACAGTCATTTCCTGGTGCACAAACCAAGTCGAGGGACACCCGACctcaaccatttttttccccatgcgcAGGAAGAGCCACGCCGCCGTATCGAGTCGTCTGGAGGCGGAGTTACAGGCTGAGAGAAAGACGACTGGCCGGATGAAGGAAGTCTTTGCCGCCCTCAAAACTACTCTCATGGTAACGTTtgctgttgcaaaaaaaaaaagaagttatattgaaaaaaacattaattgtaaATTTGGTAAATGCATTTTTCTTGACTTCTTTGCAATATTTCATGAAACATTTTGTATAATTTCAATATTATGCTCAAATTTCATCTTATATGTCATATTTTAACTTTCAACTTCCAAATCACTATGGTTTAGTaccacgttctccccatgcctgtgtggattttctccgatttcctcccacatcccaaaaacatgacaaattaattggacactctaaatatccccttgcggctgtttgtctctatgtgggctgtgatttgctggctaccagttccgggtgtaccctgcttcctactcgttgagagctgggataggctccagcattcccttgTTAGaagactggttgccaggcaatcgcaggggacatagagacaaacacccgcactcactaTCGTACTTAGGcgtaatttagagtttccaattaatgttgcatgtttttgggatataggaggaaaccggagtgcccgcaggaaaacccatgcaggcacggggcgaacatgcaaactccacacaggcaggtccgggattgaacccgggacctcagaaccagctgagcaccgtgccgccttggaTGAATATTCTTTCACTGAAATAATATACATTTACTACAATGTGGCAATttctgaaaaaatattaaattggtcAAATTTCATGTACAGTTaaattttttatgtttaaaattttaatatCAGGCTGAAAATAACTTATTTAATATTAAATAACAGTAATGgtaatttttcttcaaattgggAAGAAAACtattttggttttaaaagaaatgtatgtTAATGTATTATGCCTTTAATAGTGGGGCTAAATTACAgatttataaaaacataaaatttcaaatgttagCTTATTggtcatatttaaatatttaattaaaataccAATGTATCAGTAatgttttttgcctttttgttaCGTAGCTTTAAAATTAtccattttgtattatttcgGTTAGGttgctaaatttaaaaaaaaaaaacctcagtttCAGGTTTTGAACGGACTTTTTCTATCCGCTTGTTTACCTGGTTCAGGTTGAGTTTGTGGATGTGGTCCAGTGGAAACGACAGATGCAGAAGGTCCTGGCGCTCCTGGAAGGTCCCAGCATCGCCCCCAGCGTGACCCAAGATGAACCAGCGAGTGATAGGTTGGAACTCCTGGAACTCAGATGATCCttcccacttcctgtttgttcaTTGGTTGTGTTTGAACAGGGCCGGAAGCAGGCCCGTTCATCTGGGCTCGGTCCCCCAGCCTGCTGGAAAGACCAAACAtgcaacctcacacaggtcagcacaatttattttttcaaacacagAATACGAATTGACATGAAACGACTGtgggattttttgttgttgttgcacaaATGCATTATGTCAGTCATTTTTGTTCGAATTTTGtagaaatttctttttttttttgcttacattTTATAGATCGaacattcatacattttttttttacccactccAAAATCATGGCACCAAGCATCTGTTAAAATAAGGGAGGCGCTTTAAGTCAGGCAATCGTCTGAtagaaaaaaagtgctttgccgccatcctGTGGCATATTCAGGTAATTACACACGTTATGCTATTTGCCACAGGTCGTTTGCTTTTCAAAAGGTTGCTGTAGGATGGTGGTGTTGTGTGGCACTAACGGCCTTTGATGTGCATGGCTGGCGGACGCTGTTTTTGGGCCATTTTAATCGATAATACCCACATTTGGAATTGTTCACTGGATTAAATTTGCGATTCAACAATTTTGAGGTGGTGGTAGTTGTTGTGGTCATATGAAAGAAAGCGTGACAAGATGACAGAGATAAACTGTATACAGTAGACCCCTGCTGTTCGTCGAGATAGGAACTGGGCCAGACcgtgaaaagcaaaaaaaatctacataatACTATATTTAACACCCATTTTAATTCCATTAAAAGCACAAATTTTGGACTAGTCACAGGTACAATCAGGTGTAAAACAACAGAACAAAGATTTAATGAAATTCAAAACATGATGATTTCActggagaaatgtttattatgaaTTCTGTTTCCACATTTTACAAGCATTTGTGGGTTGAATACTTTTGAAGCACCACaaaataaataccgtaatttccggccgacagagcTCACCTGctttataaggctcacccagtacatttgtaaaggaaataatacCATTTGTTACATACAAAAGCAGCACGTGCgttaaagccgcaagtgcccacattgaaacaagatatttacaaagaaagacagtacacacggttttcaaagttttaataccttagcttagcttactTTAACAtaccaacacggtagcacgaactgggctggtttaaaaaaaaaaaaaaaacagcgacgGCAGCACGGGATTAGCAGGGccggttgacaaaaaaaaaaaaaaaaaacctaaaatcactgagatgcatagtaacagcagcaacacgctagcgcagcactaacagggccagtttaaattaaaaaaaaaaaaaaaaaccataccagtaaaagtcacttcctcagtgCATAATACTCCACcagtttcactcttaccttttccattcgagtgccccttgcggccgttagaaaaatgcacaaattggccgcatcaccgcataagacgGAGGGatggaagcgtgtgaaaaaaagtcgctaataggccggaaattatgataGTTTCTCTCAggatttgctttgtttgctcaAATTTAGTAGGAATAGCTAATgtgggaaacttttttttgacaattgtattttttgcttaGTATACATTGGATTTGACAATTTTTGATGATCaaagtaatttttaatttacatttgaatttcattttcaaatttgctaaaaaaaaagtgaattttaaacatttgctgAAATTTAGCATACATTTAATATGGCCTCAAGGTAATCTTTtataaataatttcataaatgttacttttttgcTGCTATTTagccaacaatttttttctcacggaGAAATAGCTCACATTCATGCAGAATTAAAGCTTCTTTGACCTTCAAATGTATCATTtctaaacactttttttgctgGAGTTTGGCATAGATATGGCTCAaacgtatgaaaaaaaatttgctcaaatgtagcatgaatacaaaaacatagctagaattaaatatttgattattttcaaattttgaataCATTACTAAAATTATGTATAGAGTAAAAGAATTGTTTAAGTTGCATTATTTTGTTCTGCTAGATCTTAAGTATATTTCTGGGGGGTTTgaatgagtagaaaaaaatatggattttacGAGCCTCACGGTTAGCTCATTACAGACATACAATGAAGACGGGCGCTAGGTCCTTGGGCCAATCAGCATGAGCGAAAGCCATGAATCAGTTAGTGTACGTTTCCTGGCGGGTTTGGTGCATTTGTTTGATTAAGCCCACAATCAAACCTGTGCACTTTaattgatgtttatttttacatgacaTCATCGCGCATGACATCAATGTCAAAGACAGAAAAAGCAGAAATGGCGATACCAGACTAACGTACATTATGTACAGAAACAACTGGATGTGTTTTAAAACTATACTTtgataaatatacatatatatgactTCATATGATCTTTATATGCGCTCATATTGAAAAATATGGTGGTCTCTTTAAATAGATACAAAGGATTGATAGAAAAGCAGCTGACGTTGGATCGGGGATAAGCACTATGTACACCAGACTAAAATaatacaggcaaaaaaaaaaaaaaaagatttacgtttaaaagaaaaaaatatatattattgtcCATGTGGGACATTAAAAGTTGTGAGAGGCACCAGCTGGTTACATTCACATGAAGAAGTGGGCaggtgggggaagaaaaaaaagtctaaaatgtCCACGTGGTTTCAAATAAGGCAGGCAGAAGGGAGTCACTGTGACGCCAGCTTGGGAGCTAACAGAAGCCTAATGTCACTCACGCTGGAATTAGCCTCAGAGTGGCTAACATTAACATCATCTTTAGGGTCACTAACATTAGCTTCAGAGGAGCTCAACTCAGCCTTTAAATCACTAAAATTAGCCAATGCCTCGGTGGCTAACATTCGGCTTGGATTTGCTAACAACAGCCCAAGCCACTGACAGAGTGACTGTCAGCAGCCTCACAGCGGACCTCAGAGCCTCGGAGGCGCTAAGTTTAGCATCCAAGTGGCTAATCGAACGCACCCCTGCGAGTGGGGCTCGGCGACATCTTGCGGCCCAGTCGAGGGGTTCCCTGAAAAGGACAAAGTAGTCAAAACGGATCCAATATCCAGTTGtgtcacatttcacaaaaaagaTGCGCATACCGGTGACTGCGCTTTGGAGAAGTTGACGTGCGCGTACAGCAAGACGGCGATGTCTTTATGGCCGGCGTCCAACGCAATGGACAAAGCGTTACTCTCGTCCTGAACAAAACAAGACGTGCATCGacaaatgttcatatttgggcCCAACAGATTCTGCGCCTCACCTGACCACAATGAGCATATTAACATTTCAGGACCTGCAAAACTTCAAATTCCCTCAAAATTAAATGGCTTTGCTTTAATTTCACAATTCTTTAatgcaaaggtttttttttttcattgaattaattttgctgaaagaaaaaataGGAATTAAAATATGCTTGTCCTTGAAAATTTCCAATATCA
Proteins encoded in this window:
- the LOC133498833 gene encoding cilia- and flagella-associated protein 157-like → MHHCLATKLYTLTPSPFSKAILNFLAMPKKEKKQEKIKKKQSLATPAEERASGDKEKDLYVVQIRFLNEELERQQLKCERLEKEKTSLARRCVSVETEKKDVVEYLKMELFEKEDEVDRLADHLDQSLREAHADRDDLRNRLTGELRELQDRVHQLEDDNAGLVARLAAVETFEKQKEQLMFNMVAVEKKLAEREEEHADAMQAAKMEALLEKTRLEKELEAQATARAAEVELLVDRKLPEASKRATLENQEMKVRYAQLSEKAHQLAGENHTLRQKTGRTATDVAILEETVAKMARQSCVRKKEAEQLRADLTTRSHDMEKLRNQCDECRAELEALRKSHAAVSSRLEAELQAERKTTGRMKEVFAALKTTLMVEFVDVVQWKRQMQKVLALLEGPSIAPSVTQDEPASDRAGSRPVHLGSVPQPAGKTKHATSHRSFAFQKVAVGWWCCVALTAFDVHGWRTLFLGHFNR